Proteins found in one Magnolia sinica isolate HGM2019 chromosome 5, MsV1, whole genome shotgun sequence genomic segment:
- the LOC131245511 gene encoding uncharacterized protein LOC131245511, with product MNINVIRSVHTHPLQGWWELELVWSNKEGEWTPRLMNRSSQTALEISLAQLITYFTQVFSKFSAATEQLLPTSTDKLSTQEIGILKDLSLLDMGANELGFGKAHDLSFLDSLTNCSSLQECLNKQ from the exons ATGAACATCAATGTCATCAG GTCAGTGCATACTCATCCTTTGCAAGGATGGTGGGAGTTGGAATTGGTTTGGAGCAACAAAGAAGGAGAATGGACCCCACGACTAATGAACCGTAGTTCACAAACTGCACTAGAGATTTCATTGGCACAGTTGATTACATATTTTACACAG gttttctcaaaattttctgcAGCAACAGAACAACTGTTACCAACATCAACTGATAAACTCAGTACACAGgag ATTGGCATACTGAAGGATCTCTCACTCTTAGATATGGGCGCTAATGAACTTGGATTTGGGAAAGCTCATGACTTGAGTTTTCTTGACTCCTTGACTAATTGCAGTAGCTTACAAGAATGCCTTAATAAACAGTGA